Proteins from one Oncorhynchus tshawytscha isolate Ot180627B linkage group LG16, Otsh_v2.0, whole genome shotgun sequence genomic window:
- the LOC112215518 gene encoding rho guanine nucleotide exchange factor 4 isoform X5 codes for MGVQDKRTRPQLISDGSCVYAEALWDHVTMDDQELGFKAGDVIEVVDATNKEWWWGRILDSEGWFPASFVRLRVNQDEPMEEYLAQLEEAGAGEVDRPGVGLILGPGLPCKDQMRTNVINEIMSTERDYIKHLKDICEGYIKQCRKRIDMFTEEQLRCIFGNIEDIYRFQKKLLKGLEKRFNKEQPHLSEIGSCFLEHQTDFQIYSEYCNNHPNACVQLSRLMKTNKYVFFFEACRLLQKMIDISLDGFLLTPVQKICKYPLQLAELLKYTNPQHRDYKDVEAALNAMKNVARLINERKRRLENIDKIAQWQSSIEDWEGEDILSMSSDLIFSGELTKISQPQARSQQRMFFLFDHQMVYCKKDLLRRDMLYYKGRMDMDLMEVVDVEDGKEKDFNVSVKNALKLRSLAGDEVHLLCAKKPEQKQRWLRAFQDERTQVQHDLETGFSITEVQKKQAMLNACKSHPAGKPKAVTRPYYDFLLRQKHPSLPSTVPQQQVFMLAEPKRKATTFWQNIGRLTPFKK; via the exons ATGGGAGTCCAGGATAAAAGGACGAGACCACAG CTGATCagtgatggcagctgtgtgtaCGCCGAGGCCCTGTGGGACCATGTCACCATGGACGACCAGGAGCTTGGCTTCAAGGCGGGGGACGTCATCGAGGTAGTGGATGCCACCAACAAGGAGTGGTGGTGGGGACGCATCCTGGACAGTGAGGGCTGGTTCCCAGCTAGCTTTGTTCGG TTGCGTGTGAACCAGGATGAGCCCATGGAGGAGTACCTAGCTCAGCTGgaggaggctggggctggggaagtGGACCGGCCAGGGGTGGGTCTGATCCTGGGACCAGGCCTGCCGTGTAAGGACCAGATGAGGACTAACGTTATCAATGAGATCATgagcacagagagagactacatcaAACACCTCAAAGACATCTGTGAG GGTTACATCAAGCAGTGCCGTAAGAGGATAGACATGTTCACAGAGGAGCAACTGCGGTGTATATTCGGCAACATCGAAGACATCTACCGCTTCCAGAAGAAGTTACTGAAAGGTCTGGAGAAGAGGTTCAACAAGGAGCAGCCGCACCTCAGCGAGATCGGATCCTGCTTCCTCGAACAC CAAACAGACTTCCAGATCTACTCGGAGTACTGTAACAATCACCCCAACGCCTGTGTGCAGTTGTCCAGACTGATGAAGACCAACAAGTACGTGTTCTTCTTCGAGGCCTGTCGTCTGCTGCAGAAGATGATTGACATCTCGCTGGATGGCTTCCTGCTCACGCCCGTTCAGAAGATCTGCAAGTACCCTCTGCAGCTGGCCGAGCTACTGAAATACACCAACCCTCAGCATAG GGACTATAAGGACGTGGAGGCTGCCTTGAACGCCATGAAGAATGTGGCCAGGCTGATCAACGAGAGGAAGCGGCGCCTGGAGAACATCGACAAGATCGCCCAATGGCAGAGCTCCATAGAGGACTGGGAG GGAGAAGACATCCTCAGTATGAGTTCGGATCTGATCTTCTCTGGAGAGCTGACGAAGATCTCCCAGCCTCAGGCTAGGAGCCAGCAGCGCATGTTCTTCCTCTTCGACCACCAGATGGTCTACTGCAAAAAG GACCTCCTGCGCAGGGACATGCTGTACTATAAGGGTCGTATGGACATGGACCTGATGGAGGTGGTGGATGTGGAGGACGGGAAGGAGAAGGACTTCAACGTGTCGGTGAAGAACGCTCTGAAGCTGCGCTCGCTGGCGGGGGACGAGGTCCACCTGCTGTGTGCCAAGAAGCCTGAGCAGAAACAACGCTGGCTCCGAGCCTTCCAGGATGAGAGGACGCAGGTGCAGCACGACCTCGAAACAG GATTCTCCATCACTGAGGTCCAGAAGAAACAGGCCATGCTGAACGCCTGCAAAAGCCATCCAGCTGGGAAGCCCAAAG